The following are encoded together in the Glycine soja cultivar W05 chromosome 5, ASM419377v2, whole genome shotgun sequence genome:
- the LOC114412139 gene encoding uncharacterized protein LOC114412139: protein MSLTLQTPPSTTLSSASPIHRTITRYTTFSFSLRPPTTLHFNPHRSLPLIRASNSSINAASTTELDAVSAFSEIVPDTVVFDDFEKFPPTAATVSSSLLLGICGLPDTIFRNAVEMALADSECYGLENPNARLSCFVNKAFANIGSDMAKLVPGRVSTEVDARLAYDTHAIIRKVHDLLKLYNDSNVPPQRLLFKIPSTWQGIEAARLLESEGIQTHLTFVYSFAQAAAAAQAGASVIQIFVGRIRDWARNHSGDTEIESAQLRGEDPGLALVTKAYNYIHKYGHKSKLMAAAVRNKQDLFSLLGVDYIIAPLKVLQSLKESVASPDEKYSFVRRLSPQSAAKYTFSDEELVRWDEDSLSKAMGPAAVQLLAAGLDGHADQAKRVEELFGKIWPPPNV from the exons ATGTCACTCACCTTGCAAACTCCGCCTTCTACAACTCTCTCTTCTGCATCTCCCATTCACAGAACAATAACAAGATACACCACATTCTCCTTCTCGCTTCGTCCTCCAACAACTCTTCACTTCAATCCCCACAGGTCCCTCCCTCTAATTCGCGCTTCCAATTCTTCTATCAATGCCG CTTCGACCACTGAACTGGACGCTGTGTCCGCCTTCAGCGAGATCGTTCCCGACACCGTCGTTTTCGATGATTTCGAAAA GTTTCCTCCAACTGCTGCTACTGTTAGTTCATCGCTTCTCTTGGGAATATGTGGCCTTCCAGACACCATTTTTAGG AATGCTGTGGAAATGGCTTTAGCTGATTCTGAGTGTTATGgacttgaaaatcctaacgCGCGATTGTCTTGTTTTGTCAACaag GCTTTCGCGAATATCGGTAGTGACATGGCAAAGCTTGTCCCTGGCCGTGTTTCGACAGAAGTGGATGCGCGGCTTGCTTATGACACACATGCCATTATCAGGAAG GTGCATGACCTGTTGAAGTTGTACAATGATAGCAATGTACCTCCGCAACGTCTGTTGTTTAAAATTCCTTCCACTTGGCAA GGAATAGAGGCTGCAAGGTTGCTGGAATCCGAAGGCATACAGACACATTTGACCTTTGTCTAcag TTTTGCTCAAGCTGCAGCTGCAGCTCAAGCTGGTGCTTCTgtcattcaaatttttgttgGTCGCATAAGG GATTGGGCACGTAATCATTCTGGTGACACAGAGATAGAATCTGCTCAGCTAAGAGGAGAGGATCCAGGGTTGGCATTG gtGACAAAAGCTTACAATTATATTCACAAATATGGACATAAGTCAAAGTTGATGGCAGCAGCAGTTCGCAACAAACAGGACCTATTTAGTCTTCTGGG GGTTGACTATATCATAGCTCCTTTAAAGGTATTGCAGTCTCTCAAAGAATCTGTTGCTTCTCCTGATGAGAAGTACTCTTTTGTTAGGAGGTTATCCCCTCAGTCTGCTGCCAAGTACACATTTAGTGatgaagag CTTGTTAGATGGGACGAAGATAGCCTCTCAAAGGCCATGGGGCCTGCAGCTGTGCAGCTTCTGGCTGCTGGACTGGATGGCCATGCTGATCAAGCAAAGCGGGTGGAAGAGTTATTTGGGAAAAtttggccaccaccaaatgtaTGA
- the LOC114412140 gene encoding adenine phosphoribosyltransferase 4-like: MSAYRDEDPRLHGIKTKIRVVPNFPKPGIMFQDITTLLLDPRVFKDTIDLFVERYKGKNISVVAGIEARGFIFGSPIALAIGAKFVPLRKPKKLPGKVISQEYILEYGRDCLEMHVGAVEPGERALVVDDLIATGGTLCAAMDLLERVGAEVVECGCVIELPELKGRERLNGKPLHVLVECFECCE; this comes from the exons ATGTCGGCTTACAGAGACGAGGATCCCCGTCTTCATGGCATCAAAACTAAGATTCGTGTTGTCCCTAATTTCCCCAAACCTG GTATTATGTTCCAAGACATTACTACTCTGTTGCTTGATCCCAGGGTCTTTAAGGACACCATAGATTTGTTCGTTGAGCGATACAAAGGCAAAAACATTTCTGTTGTTGCag GAATTGAAGCTCGGGGTTTCATTTTTGGTTCTCCCATTGCACTGGCAATAGGAGCAAAGTTTGTACCATTGAGGAAACCGAAAAAATTGCCTG GCAAAGTTATTTCTCAAGAGTATATTCTGGAATATGGAAGAGACTGTCTTGAGATGCATGTTGGAGCTGTTGAACCTGGTGAGCGTGCTTTAGTTGTTGATGATTTGATTGCAACTGGAGGAACACTCTGTGCAGCTATGGACTTACTAG AGCGAGTGGGAGCAGAGGTAGTGGAGTGCGGATGTGTAATTGAATTGCCAGAATTAAAG GGCCGTGAACGGTTGAACGGGAAGCCCTTGCATGTGTTAGTGGAATGTTTTGAGTGCTGTGAATAG